DNA from bacterium:
CGCGCGCGACCTCCGTGCCGCGCCGCCCCATCGCGATGCCGATGTCCGCTTTTTTGAGCGCGGGCGCGTCATTCACGCCATCACCCGTCATCGCCACGACCGCGCCGTTTTTCTGAAAGAGCGTCACGAGATTCAGCTTCGTCTGGGGGCTGACGCGCGCGAAGACGTTCGCCTTCAGGATCCGCTCGCGCCCGGCGTCGTCGATGCGTTCCATGTCCGCGAGTTCCGACGCTTCGATCGCCGTGATGTCGCCATCCGCCAGGCCGACCTTTTCCGCGACGGTTTTCGCCGTCCCGGCGTGATCGCCCGTCAGCATCACGACGCGCACGCCCGCCTCTCGGCACGCGGCGATCGCGTCCGCGACATCCGCGCGCGGCGGATCGAGAAGACCCACGAGGCCATGCAACGTCAAATCGCGGTACGGCTCCGCGCCTTCCGCGTCCACCGTTTTTGAAGCGAGCGCCAGCACGCGCAGGCCGGCGGCGGCGAGTTCCCCGTTGATCCCGATCCATTCCTTGCGGCCGGCGTCGTCAAGCGCCTTGTCGCCCTCGTTCGTCCGCACGCGCGTGCACGTGGCGATCACCGCCTCCGGGGCGCCCTTCACCGCGACGAAATGCCCGTCGCCGGTCTTGTGGAACGTCGCCATCATCTTCGTGTCCGGGCTGAAGGACTCCTCGCGCGTGCGCGGTGATTCGTCCGCGAGCGCCTCGCGCTCAAGCCCGGCCGCCTGCCCCGCGGCAAGAAGCGCCACCTCCATCGGGTCGCCGGCGGGCTTCGCATCGACCGGTCGCTTCTCGTCCGGCGCCGGCAGCCGTGCGTCGTTGCACAGCACCGCGACCCGCATGGCCGCGTGCGCGGGGGCGCCGGGCTCGATTTCGGACGGCCTGTCGTCCGCGAAAAACGCGGCTCTGTTTTTTTCGCCGGGCTCCACGCGCAGATCGGCATCCGCAAGACGCAGGCGCACGACGGTCATGCGGTTTTCGGTGAGCGTGCCGGTTTTGTCCGTCAGGATCACCGTCGTCGCGCCGAGCGTTTCGACCGCGGACAGCTTTTCGATGAGCGCGTTGCGGCGGGCCATGCGCCACATGCCGCGCGCCAGCGCGACGGTCGTCACGATCGGCAGGCCCTCGGGCACGGCGGCGACGGCCAGCGCGACGGCGGTCTTGATCATCGCCAGCCACTCGTGCCCCGCGGCGACACCGGACACGCCGACGAGAGCCGTGATCCCGAGCGTCGCGCCGACGAGCTGCCCGCCGAGCCGGTCGATACGTTGCTCGAGCGGCGACGCCTCGGCCTCGGCGCTCTCGACGAGCGCGGCGATGCGGCCGAGTTCCGTCTTCATCCCCGTCGCCACCGTGACGCCCGCGGCGGATCCGCGCGTGATGGCCGTGCCCTTGAAGGCCATGTTCGCGCGGTCGCCGATCGGCGCCTCGCCCGAAAGCGCGCCGGTGTCTTTCTCGACCGGCACGGATTCGCCGGTCAGC
Protein-coding regions in this window:
- a CDS encoding cation-transporting P-type ATPase, translated to MTAPYQRDTNEILDELGVRLDAGLARAEVERRRKEHGPNRLREAVRKSPWIILAAQFRSIIVYLLAGAAALSFSFGDWHEGAAIVAVLLINAAIGFFTELRAVRSMEALRKLSRVRARVRRDGKAREIAADQIVPGDIVLLEAGDVVPADLRLAETHNLQIDESALTGESVPVEKDTGALSGEAPIGDRANMAFKGTAITRGSAAGVTVATGMKTELGRIAALVESAEAEASPLEQRIDRLGGQLVGATLGITALVGVSGVAAGHEWLAMIKTAVALAVAAVPEGLPIVTTVALARGMWRMARRNALIEKLSAVETLGATTVILTDKTGTLTENRMTVVRLRLADADLRVEPGEKNRAAFFADDRPSEIEPGAPAHAAMRVAVLCNDARLPAPDEKRPVDAKPAGDPMEVALLAAGQAAGLEREALADESPRTREESFSPDTKMMATFHKTGDGHFVAVKGAPEAVIATCTRVRTNEGDKALDDAGRKEWIGINGELAAAGLRVLALASKTVDAEGAEPYRDLTLHGLVGLLDPPRADVADAIAACREAGVRVVMLTGDHAGTAKTVAEKVGLADGDITAIEASELADMERIDDAGRERILKANVFARVSPQTKLNLVTLFQKNGAVVAMTGDGVNDAPALKKADIGIAMGRRGTEVAREAAHMVLRDDAFASIVAAMAQGRVIFGNIRKFVLYLMSCNLSEILVIGVATLAGLPLPLLPLQILYLNLVTDVFPAFALGVGEGDPGAMRRPPRDPREPVLGRARWMTIGAYGALITAATLGAFAVALHSFGLKGEDAVTVSFLTLACAQLVHVFNMRDPGSGFFRNEVTRNPFVWGALALCAVLIAAAVYVPFLADVLGATRPTAKGWMLVAAGSAAVLVVGQVVQLLRPLWRKDR